The following DNA comes from Triplophysa dalaica isolate WHDGS20190420 chromosome 10, ASM1584641v1, whole genome shotgun sequence.
tgatgacagaattttcattttttggtgaattttTGGATGAAGAATCTCTTCAAACACTGAAACTAACTGAAGGGCACTTTGACAGGCACTTTGTccacaaaagtaaaaaacagacAGGAAGCTACTAACCCACAGCAGCATCACGGGAATTGCACCCACAGCCAGATTCTTATTCTGTAGTTTTAGTTTTGATTTGGTTTTGAAATAAGCACTCAGATGACTTCAGAATCATTCTTGTAAAAAGAAGCGTCAACATAATATCCAGCAGAACATACATACAAGTAAGTTGCCAGGTCATCATTTCTTTCATCTCTCGCTGTCCAGTAAAATCTTTGATCGTCTCAATTTCCTTGAAGATGAAGATTATTCTGCCCATTATACTTTAGGAGTCCCAGGTTGGATGAAATTTTTAATACCTCATTATTTTGTCTGAGATGTTTTAATTAACCTTCTTCGTGTAGCTTTTGGTTTTGAATCGAATGTAAAAATGTGGCGAAACattttactaaaatgttttgtaaatttgtttaaattcagattttttttgttgagaaatgtaTATATAAGCTTGCTCTTTTACATTTCTCTattgaaatgtaatgttttcaggATAATTTTTGCAGTTTAGGTTTAATAATCTAGCCTACTTTGAAAGTTGATTTTACTTTCTTACAACACACTTATTGGTCAACCCGTTCTCATCAATCTGCGTATAAATAACAAGGCTTTACAGTTTCCAATTGTGTTTAAATTCCAATTTTGCATGCTTATAATTCTCCAATCCTTCCCAGCTGGTAATTGTGCCATATATTTCTTGAATAACTATTGTATAGTGTTTAGACATTTTGCACTTTATCACAccagttttaatatttttgaaaaactgttagCAGTGAGGCATTTGACACGGAAGCTTCAAagcatttatttcaaaacattaaaatttcGTTTCAGAGCTTGATTCCCTTTTTTCCCACGCTCAAGTGATCagtaactgtttctctttttgtttttaaagtgaatCTCATTACAGTTTCAAAATCATCTCTCCTCAATTAACATTAATGCCTATTTCATATCATCAGTCATCCTGCTTTTACTTTTAATGTAACAATTGTGGctaaataaaagtatttcatATTCTATTTCTTACTCCATAACTTTATTAATGATTATAAATAGTTTGTGTGACCTAAAAGTATTATCCTGTTATTATTTCAGAACATAATACTCTTTTCTCTCCTACAAGCACATACAGGAACACATTAAGGACTAAGGTTTGATAACATAGCAAAACGTGATTCCTCAATTGCAAGGTTTGAAGCTTTAATCAAACATTTCAGTACATCAACAATTTGTTCATGTGAATATTTGTTAAAGTTTtcaaaaagttacatttttctGTGTGATGCAGGTGAAGAGTTTATCTGACAGATGAAGGATATGGCTCACACTGTGCTTATTTTATTCTTTCTACTAAAGCTCTTTTGTGGTAAACAAATAGTTGATTCACTTTCGGTTTTAACTTATCCATTTCAGCATTAATGAATTTCGATTCAATTGAAATGGTTTGTTTAACTACATGAACGCTTAATGTGGACAAGtcgtctgtgtgtttgtgttctcaaAAAAAAGTCAAGTTGATCTGTTGCTTGTTTTAGGAGGAATTTGGGAACTTCTGTTGTTTTACTCAACAAGATATTCACATGATTCAGTTTAATCTGTAAGTAATTTCTGTCTTCTTTTCAGGTCTGTCTTGTGATGGAGACGCTACAGTGATGCACAAAACTCATAATACTGAAGTAATACTAAGACAATTTTATCACttgtcaatgtttttatttatttaatttttttcatttcattttttcatctcGTTGTTTTTTAGATCCCAGCTCCTGAAATTATCAGAGATTATCCACCATGTGAAGGACATTCAAGCTCAAAATGTCTTGTTGCATGTTCGGTATCGAACGTGGCAGACGCTCAGCTCTCGTGGTATAACGGAAGCGAGTTGTACTCAAGCCTCAGAATTTCTGATCTCAACAAAATCCTATATCTTCTGGTGGAAAAtgataagaaaaacaactacAGCTGTATGGTTTCCAGTTCAGGCATCAGTAATACTTCATACGTCAATATTTCCAGTCTCTGTCAGCAATGTTCAGGTAGGGTGGCTGTgatataatttgtttgtttattgccaGTGAAATACAGTTTTGTCACGTAAAATCACACGTTTCCTTCAAGATTGGCAGTCTTTTCTTTAATTGGATGTTTTTTTGCTGTAGTTCGAAAGTccactgtaaaaaatctgtaaaacaaataattccCAATCAGCAAGGATACCAGTAAAACACCGTATTATAACCAATTTTCATGTAAACTTACATGTTTTAgtctttttttgcaatttgacaGGTTGTttccatattttaaaaatacacagtCAAAATTCCagggaaaaaaatacatttttcagcatccagtaaatgttaaaataccgcaaaattacagtttgtcaagtaacattatttgttttccttgaaaatttgctgtctttttctgtaactTAATGatttttaccatatttaaaaaatacctgGAATTCTATAAAAGTAATTctgttaaaaagtttttttggggaaacttttttatctttctcttgatgtgttttaaaacagtaaacATCACGACAACGATTCTAGCGAGTGAAGGGGAGTCTGTCACATTACCCACTTACCTTACTGAACTGAAGGACGGAGATGACATCATGTGGTTTTATGAGCACACGTTCATTTCAGAATTCTATAGAAGCATAATAACATATCATGACTGTAATGATGGACGATTCTATAACAGACTTCAACTGGATAGTAAAaatggatctctcaccatcacgaACCTCACTAAATCCCACTCTGGAACCTATAAATTAAAGAGTCCTACCGCATCATTACTTGATCACAATCAACAGTTGTGTCAGGGTTATAACATTACTGTCTTTGGTGAGTTTAGTTCTCTTATATGTAGTTATACAACCCATATTGTGTTCATAACATATCAGAATAAGTTTAACTAATGTTCAAAcagttgtatatatatatatatatacaggtaTATTGATTTTATGAAATGGATACATGAACAACTCTTGATCTGGAATGATTTCTGTGAACATTAAAACCAACAATGTTGTATAATGTTTGTTCATTGATTGATTAATTGATTTTTTCTGATGTCGTCCAGATACTTTTCCAGATCCTGTAATCACCAATGATTCAACGCAgtgttcatcatcatcatcatcaaaatgtgtgttgttgtgctcagtaaatgtgacacatgtgagtctctcctggtacaaaggaaacagtttattgtccagcatcagtgtgtctgatctcaaaaGAAGCAACTTTCTAtgtctggaggtggaatatcaggatacaaacacatacagatgtgtggtgaACTACTCATTCACCAACAAAACTACACGACTTGACATCCATGACCTATGTAAAGGTATGACGACAGCAGATTATTACAAACGTGATGGATATCTTCGGGCACATTTTGTTTTCTCCTGAGCTCTTAATTGAGTTTATATTAACATTGAGTCAAAGTTTGATCACCTtcaaatactttatattttctatttatccCATTATTGTTTAATACAGAGCAATAAGTGCAGACAATTTGCAAGTATGCATTCTGAAATTTGTCAAGAGTGAAACTCATCactgtttttttctgatttcCTAATTACAGAACACATCCAGGATCACAGAATTGTCATCAGTTggtttgatattattattattattattattattattattattattattattattagtagtacactgtaaaaaatgaatcatggGTCTTGtaaattccattaaaaaaattaatgtgaTGATTAAAAATAGTGTGTATATTTCATTAATGAAACTGTGGtttagtgttttataaataatattgaggAGATTTCACTAATAAAACCAAgatattattttctctttttaatttaagGAAATGTCCCCAATTTTGTAACTTGTTTTGAGGAACAAAATAAAGCTGAAATaagatacatatttattttaagagaaCTTGTtcaattacttatttatttggaCACCTTTTGAAATTGAACGGCATAGCAGGTTGAGGAGCCCAGTGTCAAGTGTTTTGAAGTAGGCTACCATCCTAACATCAAAACTACTGATacaatatcaatagtttgttcttttcagttattgtgtttagtcctgaaaaggtttataattgtatttctgtgttgtcCCACACTTAAttcaaagtcttgttttttaatctggataCACCATGGAAGTTCAAGATGTTCAGttggatgtttatttatatatttattaagaaatgtgacccaggtttgtttatttagtcaGAAGACACACGCGGATCCCTAGTGCGAAACAAACAAGTGTGTGAAAGCAGAGTGGCGCATCATGAACCGTTCTCTCCCGTTTCATACCGCACGCGTAGGCAGCGCGTGTTCGCGGAGCAGAACAGCAGTGCAGCGATCATTTTGGCGCAGAGTTTTGCTGCGCTGCTAACGCTCAATTAAAGCgacattgtgtttttaacagtcgCCATGAGTTTCAAAAACACTATTGCCAGGAGTTATTTTGGCCAAAACCACAAtggcacatttaaagggattacAATACAAGTAGGCCTATgtttaaagctttcctgtagctcagtggtaagagcattgcgtggagagcgcaaggttgtgtgttcgatcCCGATGGTTTCCAAATACCCAGAATGTATCATCTTAGATTTTATGCTTATATTGCAAATGAAGGAGGTGGAAACGATCGTATTAAGCTGTCATTGTATTTTCTGAAACCCACTGTCATAAttatattctgaaaaaaaaacagatacaatTACATAGACATCgtgtaatatgtttatattgtgtatgtgtcaGAGAAAAGCGATCGCATGACAAGTCAGTCACTCTATGGTGAGTTAACTCTTAAGTGACTTCGTATCCTTCAAATCACGATGGGTTTTAATTTATAACTTGTCCTACACAGATCTAAAAGAGCATCGAACAGGCATATATAACAAATCACCTCTGGTATCGAACCCACAGCCTTGCCTTGCTAAcgcaatgctcataccactgagccacagaaaacTAAATCTTAACTAAATCTTTGGTGTTTCAATTCTCACGAAAACTTTACCCTAA
Coding sequences within:
- the LOC130429896 gene encoding uncharacterized protein LOC130429896 translates to MKDMAHTVLILFFLLKLFCGLSCDGDATVMHKTHNTEIPAPEIIRDYPPCEGHSSSKCLVACSVSNVADAQLSWYNGSELYSSLRISDLNKILYLLVENDKKNNYSCMVSSSGISNTSYVNISSLCQQCSVNITTTILASEGESVTLPTYLTELKDGDDIMWFYEHTFISEFYRSIITYHDCNDGRFYNRLQLDSKNGSLTITNLTKSHSGTYKLKSPTASLLDHNQQLCQGYNITVFDTFPDPVITNDSTQCSSSSSSKCVLLCSVNVTHVSLSWYKGNSLLSSISVSDLKRSNFLCLEVEYQDTNTYRCVVNYSFTNKTTRLDIHDLCKEHIQDHRIVISWFDIIIIIIIIIIIIIIISSTL